One genomic segment of Micromonospora sp. WMMC415 includes these proteins:
- a CDS encoding acetylornithine transaminase, which produces MSTLLDRWRQSMMDSYGTPPLALVSGSGAVVVDDAGREYVDLLGGIAVNALGHAHPAVVAAVSKQVATLGHVSNLYAAEPPVALAELLLALAGRPGRVFFTNSGAEANEAAFKLSRLTGRTHVVATRGGFHGRTMGALALTGQPAKADPFRPLPGDVTHVEYGDAAALAAVVTEATAMVILEPIQGENGVVVPPPGYLAEARRITAAHGALLVLDEVQTGVGRTGHWFAHQADGVEPDVVTLAKGLGGGLPIGACLAFGPAAELLGPGSHGTTFGGNPVSCAAALAVVATIANEGLLDHVKRIGERLRRGIEALGHSLVIEVRGAGLLLGIALTGPVAGTVASALRDAGFLVNAVQPDVVRLAPPLILGAAQVDAFLAALPAALDSAALADAALATAPSVSEAREAAAPAGPAGFADSAPAVLGGTGPTCPEETT; this is translated from the coding sequence ATGAGCACCCTTCTCGACCGCTGGCGGCAGTCCATGATGGACAGCTACGGCACGCCGCCGCTCGCGTTGGTCTCCGGCTCCGGCGCCGTCGTGGTCGACGACGCCGGCCGGGAGTACGTCGACCTGCTCGGCGGCATCGCCGTCAACGCGCTCGGACACGCCCACCCGGCGGTGGTGGCGGCCGTGTCCAAGCAGGTCGCCACCCTCGGGCACGTGTCCAACCTGTACGCCGCCGAACCCCCGGTGGCCCTCGCCGAACTGCTGCTGGCGCTCGCCGGGCGGCCCGGCCGGGTGTTCTTCACCAACTCCGGCGCGGAGGCGAATGAGGCGGCCTTCAAGCTGTCCCGGCTCACCGGGCGCACCCACGTGGTCGCCACCCGGGGCGGCTTCCACGGCCGGACCATGGGCGCGCTGGCGCTCACCGGGCAGCCGGCCAAGGCCGACCCGTTCCGGCCCCTCCCGGGCGACGTCACCCACGTCGAGTACGGCGACGCCGCCGCGCTGGCGGCGGTCGTCACCGAGGCGACCGCGATGGTGATCCTGGAGCCGATCCAGGGCGAGAACGGCGTCGTCGTCCCGCCCCCCGGCTACCTGGCCGAGGCCCGGCGGATCACCGCCGCCCACGGCGCCCTGCTGGTGCTCGACGAGGTGCAGACCGGCGTCGGCCGGACCGGGCACTGGTTCGCCCACCAGGCCGACGGCGTCGAGCCGGACGTGGTCACCCTCGCCAAGGGCCTCGGCGGCGGGCTGCCCATCGGCGCCTGCCTGGCCTTCGGCCCGGCCGCCGAACTGCTCGGTCCCGGCTCGCACGGCACGACGTTCGGCGGCAACCCGGTCAGCTGCGCGGCCGCCCTCGCGGTCGTCGCCACCATCGCCAACGAGGGGCTGCTCGACCACGTCAAGCGGATCGGGGAGCGGCTGCGCCGCGGGATCGAGGCGCTCGGCCACTCCCTGGTCATCGAGGTCCGGGGCGCCGGCCTGCTGCTCGGGATCGCGCTCACCGGGCCGGTCGCCGGCACCGTGGCCAGCGCGCTGCGGGACGCCGGTTTCCTGGTCAACGCCGTGCAACCGGACGTGGTCCGGCTCGCCCCGCCGTTGATCCTCGGCGCCGCCCAGGTCGACGCGTTCCTCGCCGCCCTGCCGGCCGCCCTCGACTCCGCCGCGCTCGCCGACGCCGCGCTCGCCACCGCACCGTCGGTCAGCGAGGCCCGCGAGGCCGCCGCACCCGCCGGCCCGGCCGGCTTCGCCGACAGCGCGCCGGCCGTCCTCGGCGGCACCGGCCCGACCTGCCCGGAGGAGACCACATGA
- a CDS encoding arginine repressor yields MTAPLTRAARHGRIVELIRDKAIHSQTELAELLAGEGVQVTQATLSRDLKELGAVTVRGGDGRGVYLIPEDGHRPLREAEAAPARLVRLLRELLNGVDSSGNIAVLRTPPGAAHYLASALDRAGLPEVVGTIAGDDTILVVAREADGGAAFGDKLAGWARREDNVEGSTS; encoded by the coding sequence ATGACCGCCCCGCTGACCCGGGCCGCCCGCCACGGCCGCATCGTCGAGCTGATCCGCGACAAGGCGATCCACTCGCAGACCGAGCTGGCCGAACTGCTCGCCGGCGAGGGCGTCCAGGTCACCCAGGCCACCCTCTCGCGGGACCTGAAGGAGCTGGGCGCGGTGACCGTCCGCGGCGGCGACGGGCGCGGCGTCTACCTGATCCCCGAGGACGGCCACCGCCCGCTCCGCGAGGCGGAGGCCGCACCGGCCCGCCTGGTGCGGCTGCTGCGCGAGCTGCTCAACGGGGTCGACTCCAGCGGCAACATCGCCGTGCTGCGCACCCCGCCGGGCGCAGCCCACTACCTGGCCAGCGCGTTGGACCGAGCGGGCCTGCCCGAGGTCGTCGGCACGATCGCCGGCGACGACACCATCCTCGTCGTGGCCCGCGAGGCCGACGGCGGAGCCGCGTTCGGCGACAAGCTCGCCGGCTGGGCCCGCCGCGAAGACAACGTTGAAGGGAGCACATCATGA
- a CDS encoding argininosuccinate synthase, translating into MTERVVLAYSGGLDTSVAIPYLAEQTGAEVIAVAVDVGQGGEDLDAIRQRALDCGAVEAEVVDARDEFAADYCLPAIRANALYMDRYPLVSALSRPLIVKHLVAAARKHGGTIVSHGCTGKGNDQVRFEVGLGALAPDLKIVAPARDFAWTRDKAIAFAEEKGLPIDVTAKSPYSIDQNLWGRAVETGFLEDIWNGPIEDLYSYTSDPAQERDADEVVITFDGGNPVAIDGETVTPYQAVLELNRRAGAQGVGRLDMVEDRLVGIKSREVYEAPGAIALITAHQELEAVTVERDLARFKRGVDQRWGELVYDGLWFSPLKYALDAFIDDAQQQVSGEVRLTLHGGRATVTGRRSEASLYDFGLATYDTGDTFDQSLAKGFVQLWGLPSKMAAARDARLGGS; encoded by the coding sequence ATGACCGAGCGGGTCGTCCTGGCGTACTCCGGAGGGCTGGACACCTCCGTCGCCATTCCCTACCTGGCCGAGCAGACCGGCGCCGAGGTGATCGCGGTGGCGGTCGACGTCGGGCAGGGCGGCGAGGATCTCGACGCGATCCGGCAGCGCGCCCTGGACTGCGGCGCGGTGGAGGCCGAGGTGGTCGACGCGCGCGACGAGTTCGCCGCCGACTACTGCCTGCCGGCCATCCGCGCCAACGCCCTCTACATGGACCGCTACCCGCTGGTCTCCGCGCTGAGCCGCCCGCTGATCGTCAAGCACCTCGTCGCCGCGGCCCGCAAGCACGGCGGCACCATCGTGTCGCACGGCTGCACCGGCAAGGGCAACGACCAGGTCCGCTTCGAGGTCGGTCTGGGCGCGCTCGCCCCCGATCTGAAGATCGTCGCGCCGGCCCGGGACTTCGCCTGGACCCGGGACAAGGCCATCGCCTTCGCCGAGGAGAAGGGCCTGCCGATCGACGTGACGGCGAAGTCGCCGTACTCGATCGACCAGAACCTGTGGGGCCGCGCCGTCGAGACGGGCTTCCTGGAGGACATCTGGAACGGCCCCATCGAGGACCTGTACTCGTACACGTCCGACCCGGCGCAGGAGCGGGACGCCGACGAGGTCGTCATCACCTTCGACGGCGGCAACCCGGTCGCCATCGACGGCGAGACCGTCACCCCGTACCAGGCGGTCCTGGAGCTGAACCGGCGCGCCGGCGCCCAGGGCGTCGGCCGGCTCGACATGGTCGAGGACCGGCTCGTCGGCATCAAGAGCCGCGAGGTGTACGAGGCGCCGGGCGCGATCGCGCTGATCACCGCCCACCAGGAACTGGAGGCGGTCACCGTCGAGCGGGACCTGGCCCGGTTCAAGCGCGGCGTCGACCAGCGCTGGGGCGAGCTGGTCTACGACGGCCTGTGGTTCTCCCCGTTGAAGTACGCGCTGGACGCGTTCATCGACGACGCCCAGCAGCAGGTGTCCGGCGAGGTGCGGCTCACCCTGCACGGTGGACGGGCCACCGTCACCGGCCGGCGGTCCGAGGCCAGCCTCTACGACTTCGGCCTGGCCACCTACGACACCGGCGACACCTTCGACCAGTCGCTCGCCAAGGGTTTCGTGCAGCTGTGGGGTCTGCCCAGCAAGATGGCCGCCGCCCGGGACGCCCGGTTGGGTGGCTCCTGA
- the argB gene encoding acetylglutamate kinase: MSLTTDLTRAQAKAATLIEALPWLARFSGSTVVVKYGGNAMVDPELQQAFAADMVFLRYAGLKPVVVHGGGPQISAMLGRLGIDSEFRGGLRVTTPEAMDVVRMVLVGQVGRQLVGLVNAHGPFAVGLSGEDAGLFTAVRRPAYVDGQPVDVGQVGDVESVDVSAVTDLIAAGRIPVISTVAPDADGVLHNLNADTAAAALAVALEARKLVVLTDVPGLYADWPDTSSLISEISDDELAKLLPSLESGMVPKMEACLRAVRGGVPAAHVVDGRVAHSTLLEVFTSEGFGTMVVSAEPAGPAVVTEEGVVPA, from the coding sequence ATGAGCCTCACCACCGACCTCACCCGCGCCCAGGCCAAGGCCGCGACGCTGATCGAGGCGCTGCCCTGGCTGGCCCGCTTCTCCGGCTCGACCGTCGTGGTCAAGTACGGCGGCAACGCCATGGTCGACCCGGAGCTGCAGCAGGCGTTCGCCGCCGACATGGTGTTCCTGCGCTACGCGGGCCTCAAGCCGGTCGTGGTGCACGGCGGCGGCCCGCAGATCTCGGCCATGCTGGGCCGGCTGGGCATCGACAGCGAGTTCCGGGGCGGGCTGCGGGTGACCACGCCGGAGGCGATGGACGTGGTCCGCATGGTGCTCGTCGGCCAGGTGGGGCGGCAGCTCGTCGGGCTGGTCAACGCGCACGGCCCGTTCGCCGTCGGCCTCTCCGGCGAGGACGCCGGCCTGTTCACCGCCGTCCGGCGGCCCGCGTACGTCGACGGGCAGCCGGTCGACGTCGGCCAGGTCGGCGACGTGGAGTCGGTGGACGTCTCGGCGGTCACCGACCTGATCGCGGCCGGCCGGATCCCGGTGATCTCCACGGTGGCCCCGGACGCGGACGGGGTGCTGCACAACCTCAACGCCGACACGGCCGCCGCCGCGCTGGCGGTCGCCCTGGAGGCCCGCAAGCTCGTCGTCCTCACCGACGTGCCGGGCCTCTACGCCGACTGGCCGGACACGTCGAGCCTGATCAGCGAGATCAGCGACGACGAGCTGGCGAAGCTGCTGCCGTCGCTGGAGTCCGGCATGGTCCCGAAGATGGAGGCGTGCCTGCGGGCGGTGCGCGGGGGAGTGCCCGCCGCGCACGTGGTCGACGGCCGGGTCGCCCATTCCACGCTGCTGGAAGTGTTCACGTCGGAAGGCTTCGGAACGATGGTCGTGAGCGCGGAGCCCGCGGGTCCCGCGGTCGTGACCGAGGAAGGCGTGGTGCCGGCATGA
- the argF gene encoding ornithine carbamoyltransferase yields MIRHFLRDDDLSPTEQSAVLGLAARMKADRFAYKPLAGPRSVAVLFDKQSLRTRISFDAGIAELGGHPLVVDTQVTHFGRGETLADAGRVLSRYVAAIVLRTHGDDRIAEVAAHATVPVVNALTDTYHPCQLLADLLTVRERLGGTAGRTLAYVGDAGNNMAHSYLLAGAIAGMHVRVAGPAGFQPDPDVLARAEKIAAGTGGSVRAGTDPVGAARGADVIATDTWTSMGQEEDGLDRITPFLPYQVNAALLAHAAPHAIVLHCLPAHRGEEITDEVLDGPQSAVFDQAENRLHAQKALLTFLLGAAPAPDVVALDATTRETP; encoded by the coding sequence ATGATCCGGCACTTCCTGCGGGACGACGACCTCTCGCCCACCGAGCAGTCGGCCGTGCTCGGCCTCGCCGCGCGGATGAAGGCCGACCGGTTCGCGTACAAGCCGCTCGCCGGGCCGCGGTCGGTGGCGGTGCTGTTCGACAAGCAGAGCCTGCGCACCCGGATCTCCTTCGACGCCGGCATCGCCGAGCTGGGTGGGCACCCGCTCGTCGTGGACACGCAGGTCACCCACTTCGGTCGCGGGGAGACCCTCGCCGACGCCGGCCGGGTGCTGTCCCGCTACGTGGCGGCGATCGTGCTGCGCACCCACGGCGACGACCGCATCGCCGAGGTCGCCGCCCACGCCACCGTGCCGGTGGTCAACGCGCTCACCGACACCTACCACCCGTGCCAGTTGCTGGCCGACCTGCTCACCGTCCGGGAGCGCCTCGGCGGCACCGCCGGGCGGACCCTCGCCTACGTCGGGGACGCGGGCAACAACATGGCCCACTCGTACCTGCTGGCCGGAGCCATCGCCGGCATGCACGTACGGGTGGCCGGGCCGGCCGGCTTCCAGCCCGACCCGGACGTGCTGGCTCGCGCCGAGAAGATCGCCGCCGGCACCGGCGGGTCGGTCCGCGCCGGAACCGACCCGGTCGGGGCCGCCCGCGGCGCCGACGTGATCGCCACCGACACCTGGACCTCCATGGGCCAGGAGGAGGACGGCCTGGACCGGATCACGCCCTTCCTGCCGTACCAGGTCAACGCCGCGCTCCTCGCGCACGCCGCGCCGCACGCGATCGTGCTGCACTGCCTGCCCGCGCACCGCGGCGAGGAGATCACCGACGAGGTGCTCGACGGCCCGCAGAGCGCGGTCTTCGACCAGGCGGAGAATCGGCTGCACGCCCAGAAGGCGCTGCTGACGTTCCTCCTCGGGGCCGCACCCGCCCCGGACGTGGTGGCGCTGGACGCCACCACCAGGGAGACACCATGA
- the argH gene encoding argininosuccinate lyase, with product MGGVDDKSLTENTAATNRTSLWGGRFAGGPAEALARLSVSVQFDWRLAPYDIAGSRAHARVLAGAGLLDPEELGRILAALDDLEAACASGQFRPTIDDEDVHTALERGLLERLGSLGGKLRAGRSRNDQVATDLRLYLRDHARGVAARLVELAEALVEQAERHVDTAAPGMTHLQHAQPVTFGHWLLAHVQPLLRDLERLRDWDHRTAISPLGAGALAGSGLPLDPVAVAKELGFRTSFANSMDAVADRDFVAEFLFATALIGVHLSRLGEEVVLWTSQEFGWVELDDAFATGSSIMPQKKNADIAELARGKSGRLVGGLMSVLTMLKGLPMTYDRDMQEDKEPAFDAVDTLELLLPALAGMVSTMTVRVDRLVAAAPVGFSLATEVADWLVRRGVPFRDAHEITGKLVALCVARDCALDEVSDDDLAAVSEHLDPSVRDVLSVRSALAARTTPGSTGPGPVADQLAAAADKLAGWKEWAAERVVPR from the coding sequence ATGGGCGGGGTGGACGACAAGAGCCTGACCGAGAACACCGCCGCCACCAACCGGACGAGCCTGTGGGGTGGCCGGTTCGCCGGCGGCCCCGCCGAGGCCCTCGCGCGGCTGTCGGTGAGCGTGCAGTTCGACTGGCGCCTCGCCCCGTACGACATCGCGGGTTCCCGGGCGCACGCCCGGGTCCTGGCCGGTGCCGGCCTGCTCGACCCGGAGGAGCTGGGGAGGATCCTGGCGGCGCTGGACGACCTGGAGGCGGCCTGCGCCTCCGGCCAGTTCCGCCCCACCATCGACGACGAGGACGTGCACACCGCGCTGGAACGCGGCCTGCTGGAGCGGCTCGGCAGCCTCGGCGGCAAGCTGCGCGCCGGCCGGTCCCGCAACGACCAGGTCGCCACCGACCTGCGGCTGTACCTGCGGGACCACGCCCGCGGCGTGGCGGCCCGCCTGGTCGAACTCGCCGAGGCGCTGGTCGAGCAGGCCGAGCGGCACGTGGACACCGCCGCGCCCGGCATGACGCACCTCCAGCACGCCCAGCCGGTCACGTTCGGGCACTGGCTGCTCGCCCACGTGCAGCCGCTGCTGCGCGACCTGGAACGCCTGCGCGACTGGGATCACCGCACGGCGATCAGCCCGCTCGGCGCCGGCGCGCTGGCCGGTTCCGGCCTGCCGCTGGACCCGGTGGCGGTCGCCAAGGAGCTGGGCTTCCGCACGTCCTTCGCCAACTCCATGGACGCGGTCGCCGACCGGGACTTCGTCGCCGAGTTCCTCTTCGCCACCGCGCTGATCGGCGTGCACCTGTCCCGCCTCGGCGAGGAGGTGGTGCTGTGGACGTCGCAGGAGTTCGGCTGGGTGGAGCTGGACGACGCCTTCGCCACCGGCTCGTCGATCATGCCGCAGAAGAAGAACGCGGACATCGCCGAGCTGGCCCGGGGGAAGTCCGGCCGGCTGGTCGGCGGGCTGATGAGCGTGCTCACCATGCTCAAGGGCCTGCCGATGACGTACGACCGGGACATGCAGGAGGACAAGGAGCCGGCCTTCGACGCGGTCGACACCCTGGAGCTGCTGCTGCCGGCGCTCGCGGGCATGGTCTCGACGATGACGGTACGCGTCGACCGGCTGGTCGCCGCCGCGCCGGTGGGCTTCTCCCTCGCCACCGAGGTGGCCGACTGGCTGGTCCGCCGGGGCGTGCCGTTCCGGGACGCGCACGAGATCACCGGCAAGCTGGTCGCGCTGTGCGTGGCGCGCGACTGCGCGCTCGACGAGGTCTCCGACGACGACCTCGCGGCGGTCAGCGAGCACCTCGACCCGTCGGTGCGGGACGTCCTCTCGGTGCGTTCCGCCCTGGCGGCCCGGACCACGCCCGGGTCCACCGGCCCCGGTCCGGTCGCCGACCAGCTCGCCGCCGCCGCGGACAAGCTGGCCGGCTGGAAGGAGTGGGCCGCCGAGCGGGTCGTCCCCCGCTGA
- the argJ gene encoding bifunctional glutamate N-acetyltransferase/amino-acid acetyltransferase ArgJ, translated as MSVTTPRGFRAAGVAAGLKASGAADVALVVNDGPDAGVAGVFTANRVKAAPVLWTQQVVHGGVVRAVVLNSGGANACTGPGGFQDTHATAEHTAAALTGASPRLLLGAGEVAVCSTGLIGERLPMGKLLPGVRDAVRALGRDGGPAAAQAIMTTDTRPKNAVAQGSGWTVGGMAKGAGMLAPALATMLCVLTTDAVAGPETLDAALRAACRVTFDRIDSDGCMSTNDTVLLLASGASGIAPTEAELTAAVTAACHDLAQQLIADAEGATKQIAIEVVGAAREDDAVEVARSVARNNLVKTALFGNDPNWGRILAAVGTTAAAFEPDAVDVAVNGVWVCRGGAAAEDRSKVDLTGRDVTIRIDLHAGDAEATVWTNDLSHAYVHENSAYST; from the coding sequence GTGAGTGTCACCACGCCCCGGGGGTTCCGGGCGGCCGGGGTGGCGGCCGGCCTGAAGGCCAGCGGCGCGGCCGACGTCGCCCTCGTCGTCAACGACGGCCCGGACGCCGGCGTGGCCGGCGTCTTCACCGCCAACCGGGTCAAGGCCGCGCCGGTGCTCTGGACCCAGCAGGTCGTCCACGGCGGCGTGGTCCGGGCGGTGGTGCTCAACTCCGGCGGCGCCAACGCCTGCACCGGCCCCGGCGGCTTCCAGGACACCCACGCCACCGCCGAGCACACCGCCGCCGCGCTCACCGGGGCCAGCCCCCGGCTGTTGCTCGGCGCCGGCGAGGTCGCGGTCTGCTCCACCGGCCTGATCGGCGAGCGGCTGCCCATGGGCAAGCTGCTCCCCGGCGTCCGCGACGCCGTCCGGGCGCTCGGCCGGGACGGCGGGCCGGCCGCCGCCCAGGCCATCATGACGACCGACACCCGGCCGAAGAACGCCGTCGCCCAGGGCAGCGGCTGGACCGTCGGCGGCATGGCCAAGGGCGCGGGGATGCTCGCGCCGGCGCTGGCCACGATGCTCTGCGTTCTCACCACCGACGCGGTGGCCGGACCGGAGACCCTGGACGCGGCGCTGCGGGCGGCCTGCCGGGTGACGTTCGACCGGATCGACTCCGACGGCTGCATGTCCACGAACGACACCGTGCTGCTGCTGGCCAGCGGCGCGAGCGGCATCGCGCCCACCGAGGCGGAGCTGACCGCCGCGGTCACCGCCGCGTGCCACGACCTCGCGCAGCAGCTGATCGCCGACGCCGAGGGCGCCACCAAGCAGATCGCGATCGAGGTGGTCGGCGCGGCCCGTGAGGACGACGCGGTCGAGGTCGCCCGCAGCGTGGCCCGCAACAACCTGGTCAAGACCGCGCTGTTCGGCAACGACCCGAACTGGGGACGGATCCTCGCCGCGGTGGGCACCACGGCCGCCGCGTTCGAGCCGGACGCGGTCGACGTGGCCGTCAACGGTGTGTGGGTGTGCCGAGGCGGGGCCGCCGCCGAGGACCGGTCGAAGGTGGACCTGACCGGGCGGGACGTGACCATCCGCATCGACCTGCACGCCGGTGACGCCGAGGCGACCGTCTGGACGAACGACCTGTCGCACGCATACGTGCACGAGAACTCGGCGTACTCGACATGA
- the argC gene encoding N-acetyl-gamma-glutamyl-phosphate reductase produces MGIRVAVAGASGYAGGELLRLVAGHPEFDLVAATAHSQAGHRLDAVHPQLTGLDLVLTATDPAALADADLVFLALPHGESAALAAQLPPHVRVVDLGADHRLADPYDWANYYGGTHAGQWTYGLPELPGQRELIAGATRVANTGCYAATITLALAPLIAAGAAQPADVVVVAASGTSGAGRAAKPHLLASEVMGDLSPYRVGAHQHVPEIKQATGATTLSFTPVLAPMPRGILATVTAVPARGVDPQAVLAEAYADAPFVHVLPEGRWPHTAATLGSNSCHLQATVDVDSRRMIVVSALDNLGKGAAGQAVQNANIMLGLPETTGLSVWGTAP; encoded by the coding sequence ATGGGAATCCGAGTCGCGGTCGCCGGGGCGAGCGGCTACGCCGGGGGCGAGCTGCTGCGCCTGGTCGCCGGGCACCCGGAGTTCGACCTGGTCGCCGCCACCGCGCACAGCCAGGCCGGGCACCGGTTGGACGCCGTACACCCGCAGCTCACCGGGCTGGACCTGGTGCTCACCGCGACCGACCCGGCGGCCCTGGCCGACGCGGACCTGGTCTTCCTGGCCCTGCCGCACGGCGAGTCGGCGGCGCTCGCCGCCCAGCTCCCTCCCCACGTGCGGGTCGTCGACCTCGGCGCCGACCACCGGCTCGCCGACCCGTACGACTGGGCCAACTACTACGGCGGCACCCACGCCGGGCAGTGGACCTACGGCCTGCCCGAGCTCCCCGGCCAGCGGGAGCTGATCGCCGGCGCCACCCGGGTCGCGAACACCGGCTGCTACGCCGCCACGATCACCCTGGCGCTCGCCCCACTGATCGCCGCCGGCGCCGCCCAGCCCGCCGACGTGGTGGTGGTCGCCGCCTCCGGCACCTCGGGCGCCGGCCGGGCCGCCAAGCCCCACCTGCTCGCCAGCGAGGTGATGGGCGACCTGTCGCCCTACCGGGTCGGCGCGCACCAGCACGTCCCGGAGATCAAGCAGGCCACCGGCGCGACGACCCTGTCGTTCACGCCGGTGCTCGCGCCGATGCCCCGCGGCATCCTCGCGACGGTCACCGCCGTGCCCGCCCGGGGTGTCGACCCGCAGGCGGTGCTCGCGGAGGCGTACGCGGACGCGCCGTTCGTGCACGTGTTGCCCGAGGGACGGTGGCCGCACACCGCCGCCACCCTCGGCTCCAACTCCTGCCACCTCCAGGCCACCGTCGACGTCGACTCCCGCCGGATGATCGTGGTGAGCGCCCTGGACAACCTCGGCAAGGGCGCGGCCGGCCAGGCCGTGCAGAACGCCAACATCATGCTCGGCCTGCCGGAGACCACCGGCCTGTCCGTCTGGGGGACCGCGCCGTGA